The following are encoded together in the Flavobacteriales bacterium genome:
- a CDS encoding T9SS type A sorting domain-containing protein produces the protein MGQVTDIDGNVYNTVVIGTQVWMAENLKTTRLNDGTPVPLVSDYTDWPALTTPGRCWYGNDEAANADTYGAMYNWYTVNTQKLCPTGWHVPTDAEWAELMDLYGGVAAGNALKEAGTAHWAVPNTGATNESGFTALPGGQRGAYGVFDLIGLAGTWWTATAIDIYNPGSYLLVSASGYAGYSNDNKEAGKSIRCMEGDAMDVGDLQHPSIRTDVYPNPAERLVKVECDLQTALLLQVIDIRGRVVMEKEFIRQTEIELQDKGIYLLRLSNDSAVITRKIVIQ, from the coding sequence ATGGGCCAGGTAACAGACATTGATGGGAATGTCTACAATACGGTTGTCATAGGCACGCAGGTGTGGATGGCCGAGAATCTGAAAACCACCAGATTGAATGATGGCACACCCGTTCCTTTGGTGAGTGACTATACAGACTGGCCAGCTCTGACCACGCCAGGCCGCTGCTGGTACGGCAATGATGAGGCTGCCAATGCAGACACTTATGGCGCCATGTACAACTGGTATACGGTGAACACTCAGAAGCTATGTCCGACAGGATGGCATGTTCCAACGGATGCAGAATGGGCAGAACTGATGGACCTCTACGGTGGTGTTGCCGCAGGAAACGCACTGAAAGAAGCAGGCACAGCCCATTGGGCCGTTCCTAATACGGGAGCAACCAACGAATCAGGGTTCACAGCACTACCGGGCGGACAACGGGGCGCCTATGGGGTGTTTGACCTGATCGGTCTTGCCGGCACATGGTGGACAGCCACTGCCATCGACATTTACAATCCCGGCTCCTATCTCTTGGTCTCTGCTAGTGGATATGCGGGCTATTCGAACGATAATAAGGAAGCAGGTAAATCTATCCGTTGCATGGAAGGCGATGCCATGGATGTGGGTGATCTTCAGCATCCATCGATCAGAACAGATGTTTATCCGAATCCAGCCGAAAGACTCGTAAAGGTTGAATGCGATCTGCAAACGGCACTGTTGCTTCAGGTCATTGACATTCGGGGAAGGGTAGTAATGGAAAAGGAATTCATTCGTCAGACGGAAATAGAACTGCAAGACAAGGGCATCTATCTGCTCAGGCTATCCAACGATTCAGCGGTGATAACCAGAAAAATCGTTATCCAATAA
- a CDS encoding aldose 1-epimerase family protein: protein MKNLTLENDYLNVNISPKGAELCGLLDKRDGVDHMWKADPAFWPRHAPILFPCVGESKDETITVEGITYPMGRHGFARHEMFSVVESTESKAVFELKSNANTRINYPFEFVLRIGYALSGTCLTQTFEVLNADQRNIGFQLGGHPAFTVPFKEGEKYDDYEVRFDIPQTLDRHLLTDKGLYSGEQQLFLSNSDRFGLFYDLFKEDALVFKNIPSKQVWIQHKDGGKRLQVTYNGFPHLGIWSIPGADYVCIEPWIGCADMFDQAKDFFEKDCLINLRPNERFAASFDISLAH from the coding sequence ATGAAAAACTTAACATTGGAGAATGATTACCTGAATGTTAACATCAGCCCAAAAGGGGCCGAACTGTGCGGTCTTTTGGACAAGCGCGATGGCGTGGATCACATGTGGAAGGCTGATCCAGCGTTCTGGCCACGCCACGCTCCTATTCTTTTCCCGTGTGTGGGCGAATCGAAAGATGAGACCATTACCGTAGAAGGCATCACTTATCCGATGGGACGACATGGGTTTGCACGTCACGAAATGTTTTCGGTTGTAGAAAGCACCGAATCGAAAGCTGTGTTTGAGCTGAAAAGCAACGCGAACACACGGATAAACTATCCTTTTGAGTTTGTGCTGAGGATCGGTTACGCGCTTTCTGGCACCTGTTTGACCCAAACGTTTGAAGTACTGAATGCTGACCAACGGAACATTGGTTTTCAGTTAGGCGGACATCCGGCCTTCACGGTTCCTTTTAAGGAAGGAGAAAAGTATGACGATTATGAAGTCCGCTTTGATATTCCGCAAACTTTGGACCGCCATCTGCTGACTGACAAAGGGCTTTACAGTGGCGAACAGCAATTGTTCTTATCAAATTCAGACCGTTTTGGGCTGTTTTACGATCTGTTTAAAGAAGACGCGCTGGTCTTCAAAAACATCCCTTCAAAGCAGGTTTGGATTCAACATAAAGATGGTGGCAAACGACTTCAGGTTACATACAACGGATTTCCGCATCTGGGAATCTGGTCTATTCCTGGTGCCGATTATGTTTGTATTGAACCTTGGATCGGCTGTGCTGATATGTTTGATCAGGCAAAAGATTTTTTCGAAAAAGACTGTTTGATCAATCTAAGGCCGAACGAACGGTTTGCGGCATCATTCGACATCTCGCTAGCACATTAA
- a CDS encoding histidine phosphatase family protein, with protein sequence MKTLIIVRHGKSSWAYPDLEDFYRPLKPRGINDAFAIGEEMLEQDVFPDLILSSPAIRAMNTAIIVARKLDFPLQRIRANEGIYEASTYELLKLIGNVEDNIDTLMIFGHNPSFTSLINQLQKESLYNLPTCGVFAIELPINNWSEVANSKGKKLFSLFPKEVD encoded by the coding sequence ATGAAGACACTTATCATAGTACGTCACGGAAAATCGAGTTGGGCCTATCCCGATCTGGAAGATTTTTATCGCCCGCTAAAGCCGCGCGGCATCAACGATGCGTTCGCCATTGGTGAAGAAATGCTGGAACAGGATGTGTTTCCTGATCTGATTCTTTCAAGTCCTGCCATCCGCGCCATGAATACAGCGATCATCGTTGCACGGAAATTGGATTTCCCTTTGCAACGGATTCGTGCCAACGAAGGGATCTATGAAGCCTCGACCTACGAATTGCTGAAATTGATCGGGAATGTAGAAGACAACATCGATACGCTCATGATCTTTGGTCATAATCCATCGTTCACTTCGCTGATCAATCAACTTCAAAAAGAGTCATTGTATAATCTGCCAACCTGTGGTGTATTTGCCATAGAACTGCCAATAAACAATTGGTCTGAAGTGGCCAATTCTAAAGGCAAAAAACTGTTTTCTCTGTTTCCCAAAGAGGTGGACTGA
- a CDS encoding TlpA family protein disulfide reductase has translation MAISFLLSGMLLSHNCSAQKVPVIGLDVLEARLNEGGDTTYIVNFWATWCGPCVKELPFFENIHVNAEGTNRKVLLVTLDFVNQLESKVIPFLKEKQLKSEVLLMDEDNPNKWIPRVSEEWSGALPATLFINTQKKTRHFHEGSFKEGELEIKLQQLGL, from the coding sequence ATGGCCATATCTTTTCTTCTGAGCGGCATGTTGCTTTCTCACAATTGCAGCGCCCAAAAGGTTCCTGTAATTGGGCTCGATGTGCTTGAGGCAAGGCTGAATGAAGGAGGAGATACAACTTACATTGTGAATTTTTGGGCTACGTGGTGTGGCCCATGCGTTAAGGAACTTCCGTTTTTCGAAAACATACACGTCAATGCTGAAGGGACCAACAGAAAAGTGCTTTTGGTAACACTCGATTTTGTGAACCAATTGGAATCGAAAGTGATTCCATTTCTGAAGGAAAAGCAACTGAAAAGTGAAGTGCTATTGATGGATGAAGACAATCCGAATAAATGGATTCCGAGAGTTAGCGAAGAATGGTCTGGCGCATTGCCTGCCACGCTTTTCATCAACACACAAAAAAAGACCCGCCATTTTCATGAAGGGTCTTTTAAAGAAGGTGAGCTGGAAATCAAACTCCAGCAGTTGGGACTTTAG
- a CDS encoding thioredoxin family protein translates to MKILALTLLTILSTTFIDIDQLNIGDKAAKAELKMQGIDGKSISLKELKKENGVCVIFSCNTCPYVIGWEDRYNEIYKECANNNIGFVLVNSNEAKRDGDDSMAAMKDHAKEKGYLDFAYVVDENNVLADAFGATKTPDVFLFNGNMELVYKGAIDDNMKEKDNVKEPFLKNAVEALRSGKAIDPAETKALGCSIKRAS, encoded by the coding sequence ATGAAGATTCTAGCGCTTACACTACTTACCATCTTAAGTACGACTTTCATTGATATTGACCAACTGAATATTGGCGATAAGGCAGCCAAAGCAGAACTTAAAATGCAAGGAATTGATGGAAAATCAATTTCTCTGAAAGAGTTGAAAAAGGAAAATGGTGTTTGTGTCATCTTTTCGTGCAACACATGTCCTTATGTAATTGGTTGGGAAGATCGCTACAATGAAATTTACAAGGAGTGTGCAAACAACAACATCGGTTTTGTGCTGGTCAATTCCAATGAAGCGAAACGGGACGGTGACGATAGCATGGCAGCAATGAAAGACCATGCTAAGGAGAAAGGTTATTTGGATTTTGCCTACGTGGTTGATGAAAACAACGTTTTGGCCGATGCTTTTGGAGCAACCAAAACGCCTGACGTTTTCTTGTTCAACGGCAATATGGAACTTGTTTACAAAGGTGCTATAGACGATAACATGAAGGAAAAGGATAATGTAAAAGAGCCTTTCCTTAAAAATGCGGTTGAAGCGCTCAGATCGGGTAAAGCAATTGATCCAGCTGAGACAAAAGCCCTTGGCTGCAGCATTAAGCGTGCTAGCTAA
- a CDS encoding glycerol-3-phosphate dehydrogenase/oxidase has translation MFSAKNRSEVIEKLQKETFDILVIGGGITGVGIALDAAGRGLKVALVEKQDFAAGTSSRSTKLIHGGLRYLKQLEFGLVREVGHERTTVYHNAPHLVIPEKMLLPITEGGSFGKASASVGIYTYDWLAGVKRSERRTVLGRSETLKREPLLKKQGLEAGVLYWEYRSDDARLVIEVAKTAAEDGAALLNYCEFNDFTYKTEHISGAKVTDLRTGNKFEIKAKRTINAGGPWVDAVRSKDEVVKGKRLHLTKGIHLVFDHARFPLRQAVYFDVPDGRMIFAIPRDNATYVGTTDTNYEGGIERPKVTQEDVDYVLNAANNAFDIEPLKQDDILSTWAGLRPLIHEDGKSPSELSRKDEIFISEHGLISIAGGKLTGYRKMAERTVDLAMTQLYTEFQVPRAASRSSSRKLSGGLFHSFKAFLSELGETELTQEQLTGLFHKYGSNGLEIISHIDLKNEDRTFAILKSELGYCVKNEMVNELSDFLIRRTGRLYFEKPMADKYAALLNAELAKLLAWTDMQASASLQTYLLESKEVVTFVK, from the coding sequence ATGTTCTCTGCCAAAAACCGTTCTGAAGTCATTGAGAAACTCCAAAAGGAGACATTCGACATCCTAGTAATCGGTGGTGGAATTACGGGGGTTGGTATTGCGCTTGATGCTGCCGGCCGAGGACTGAAAGTAGCGTTGGTAGAAAAGCAGGATTTTGCTGCTGGTACCAGTAGCCGCAGCACGAAACTGATTCATGGCGGTCTTCGCTACCTCAAACAATTGGAATTCGGACTGGTGCGAGAAGTTGGGCATGAACGCACAACGGTTTATCATAATGCTCCACATTTGGTGATTCCTGAAAAAATGCTGCTTCCGATAACCGAAGGCGGTTCGTTCGGAAAAGCGTCTGCATCTGTAGGCATTTACACATACGATTGGTTGGCAGGAGTGAAGCGCAGCGAACGCAGAACGGTTCTTGGCCGAAGCGAAACATTAAAACGGGAACCATTGCTGAAAAAGCAAGGGTTGGAAGCAGGTGTGCTCTACTGGGAATATCGCAGCGATGATGCCCGATTAGTGATTGAAGTGGCAAAAACTGCCGCAGAAGACGGAGCAGCGCTTTTGAATTATTGCGAGTTCAACGATTTCACTTACAAGACCGAACACATTTCTGGCGCCAAGGTCACTGACCTGCGCACAGGCAATAAGTTTGAGATAAAGGCGAAACGCACCATCAATGCTGGTGGGCCGTGGGTTGATGCTGTGCGATCGAAGGACGAAGTGGTGAAAGGCAAACGATTGCACCTCACCAAAGGCATTCATCTAGTGTTCGATCATGCACGATTTCCATTGCGGCAAGCAGTTTATTTTGATGTGCCTGATGGGCGGATGATCTTTGCCATTCCGAGAGACAATGCCACGTATGTCGGCACTACCGATACGAATTACGAAGGCGGAATTGAGCGCCCAAAGGTGACACAGGAAGACGTGGATTACGTGCTGAATGCAGCGAATAATGCATTCGATATTGAGCCACTCAAGCAAGACGATATTCTTTCTACTTGGGCAGGACTAAGACCATTGATCCACGAGGATGGCAAGTCGCCTTCGGAACTTTCTCGGAAAGACGAGATCTTTATTTCCGAACACGGGTTGATCAGTATTGCTGGCGGAAAACTGACAGGCTATCGTAAAATGGCCGAACGGACAGTTGATCTAGCAATGACCCAATTGTATACGGAGTTTCAAGTGCCGCGAGCTGCATCAAGATCCTCGTCAAGGAAACTTTCGGGTGGCCTGTTTCACAGCTTCAAAGCATTTCTGTCTGAGCTTGGCGAAACGGAGCTTACGCAGGAACAGCTCACAGGTCTTTTTCACAAATATGGAAGCAACGGATTAGAGATCATTTCTCATATCGACCTGAAAAATGAGGATAGAACCTTCGCTATTCTAAAGTCTGAACTTGGCTATTGCGTTAAGAACGAAATGGTGAACGAGCTGTCGGATTTTCTCATCCGAAGAACCGGAAGGTTGTATTTCGAAAAACCGATGGCAGATAAATATGCTGCACTGCTTAATGCTGAACTTGCCAAGCTTTTGGCTTGGACAGACATGCAAGCCAGTGCTTCTCTGCAGACCTATCTTTTGGAGAGCAAGGAAGTGGTAACGTTCGTGAAATAA
- a CDS encoding exopolyphosphatase, whose product MLKFGAIDIGSNAVRLLITNVFESENGPVFKKSSLVRVPVRLGEDVFTTGAISANKKEKLVDTMRAFRLLLGVHEVVSFRACATSAMRNATNGEELVERISEEAGLDIEIIQGKKEADIIFSNHFEERLQNDRSYLYIDVGGGSTELTVFSNNKPVASRSFRIGTLRLLNNKVEPEYWEKLLSWVEEKTEGMEKLDAIGSGGNINKLYKMAEIPGRLPLGRGKLKELHVLLREMSFEDRIAKLGLNPDRADVIVPACEIFRAILKRAKIKDIIVPEFGLSDGITRLLYENYKAKVV is encoded by the coding sequence GTGCTGAAATTTGGGGCAATAGATATCGGTTCAAATGCTGTTAGGCTACTGATAACCAATGTTTTTGAAAGCGAGAACGGACCCGTTTTCAAGAAATCATCATTGGTACGGGTTCCTGTCCGATTGGGAGAGGATGTATTCACAACCGGAGCTATCAGCGCAAATAAGAAGGAGAAGCTGGTTGATACGATGCGCGCTTTTCGTTTGCTGTTGGGCGTACACGAAGTGGTTTCGTTCCGTGCCTGCGCCACCTCGGCCATGCGCAATGCAACCAATGGAGAAGAACTCGTGGAGCGGATTTCGGAAGAGGCAGGACTGGATATAGAGATCATTCAAGGCAAGAAGGAAGCCGACATCATTTTTTCAAACCATTTTGAAGAACGCCTACAAAACGACCGAAGCTATTTGTACATAGATGTTGGCGGAGGTAGTACCGAGCTTACTGTTTTCAGCAACAACAAACCTGTGGCAAGTCGCTCTTTCCGAATTGGCACGCTGCGCTTGTTGAACAATAAAGTAGAACCAGAATACTGGGAAAAACTGCTGAGTTGGGTGGAAGAGAAAACCGAAGGAATGGAGAAGTTGGACGCTATCGGTTCGGGCGGTAATATCAACAAGTTATACAAGATGGCTGAGATTCCAGGCAGACTTCCGCTTGGACGTGGCAAACTCAAAGAACTACATGTTTTGCTGCGCGAAATGAGTTTTGAGGATCGAATTGCCAAATTGGGATTGAATCCTGATCGTGCCGATGTGATTGTTCCTGCTTGCGAAATTTTCCGTGCTATTTTGAAACGTGCCAAGATCAAAGACATCATCGTTCCAGAATTCGGTCTTTCGGACGGAATTACCCGATTGCTGTATGAAAACTACAAGGCCAAGGTTGTTTAG
- a CDS encoding redoxin domain-containing protein, with translation MRSVLVGLVLFISACASKPNVAEVILETIEGESISINPSENQLTVVYFLSPECPLCINYTLAMRQMEEEFASDSLRFVGVFSKKWYSAEEVLQFKLKYDLDFEMLFDIETQLAHVLDATVTPEVFVLDGEGKVLYSGKIDNWVNDLGKKKLEVSENYLENALLAYREGKAIQPKHTEAIGCLIE, from the coding sequence ATGAGGTCAGTCTTAGTTGGTCTAGTACTTTTTATCAGCGCGTGCGCTTCTAAGCCAAATGTGGCTGAAGTAATACTGGAAACGATCGAGGGAGAATCAATCAGCATCAACCCGTCCGAAAATCAACTTACGGTCGTCTATTTTCTTTCTCCAGAATGCCCGTTGTGCATCAATTATACATTGGCAATGCGGCAGATGGAAGAAGAATTCGCTTCTGATAGTCTGCGTTTTGTAGGTGTATTTTCCAAGAAATGGTACTCGGCAGAAGAAGTGTTGCAGTTCAAATTGAAATATGACCTCGATTTTGAGATGCTTTTTGACATCGAAACGCAATTGGCGCATGTGTTGGATGCCACCGTTACACCCGAAGTTTTTGTGCTGGATGGAGAAGGGAAAGTGCTTTACAGCGGTAAAATTGACAACTGGGTGAATGATCTAGGCAAGAAAAAACTGGAAGTTTCAGAGAATTACCTCGAAAATGCGTTGCTTGCTTACCGCGAAGGAAAAGCCATCCAACCCAAACACACCGAAGCCATTGGTTGCCTGATTGAATGA
- the purQ gene encoding phosphoribosylformylglycinamidine synthase subunit PurQ, with the protein MKFGVVIFPGSNCDQDMIYVLRNIMGQEVVELWHKDHDLQGVDFVVLPGGFSFGDYLRSGAIARFSPIMKEVIEFANNGGYVFGVCNGFQVLCEAGLLPGALLHNSSQKFICKNVNIRCETTDSLVTNEVKPGVALKIPIAHGEGRFHVDAETLASLEANNQILFRYCDESGNVDDASNPNGSINNIAGVTNKNRNVFGMMPHPERAADENLGNLDGKALFESILAGVSA; encoded by the coding sequence ATGAAATTCGGTGTCGTTATTTTCCCTGGTTCGAACTGCGATCAGGACATGATCTATGTTCTAAGAAACATCATGGGGCAAGAAGTGGTGGAGCTTTGGCATAAGGATCACGACCTTCAAGGTGTAGATTTTGTGGTGCTTCCGGGTGGATTTTCCTTCGGAGATTATCTTCGATCAGGAGCGATAGCGCGTTTTTCGCCCATCATGAAAGAAGTGATTGAATTTGCCAACAACGGAGGATATGTTTTTGGAGTTTGTAATGGATTTCAAGTGTTGTGTGAAGCAGGACTTTTGCCTGGAGCACTTTTGCACAACAGTAGCCAGAAATTCATCTGCAAGAATGTGAACATCCGTTGCGAAACGACCGATTCGTTGGTAACCAATGAGGTGAAACCAGGTGTTGCACTCAAAATTCCGATTGCGCATGGCGAAGGTCGTTTTCACGTGGATGCTGAGACACTTGCCTCTCTGGAAGCGAACAATCAAATACTTTTCCGCTATTGCGATGAGAGCGGAAATGTGGATGATGCGTCTAATCCTAATGGATCTATCAACAATATTGCGGGCGTTACCAATAAGAATAGAAATGTGTTTGGCATGATGCCTCATCCGGAGCGTGCTGCAGATGAAAACCTTGGAAATTTGGATGGCAAGGCATTGTTTGAATCAATTCTTGCTGGGGTTTCCGCGTAA
- a CDS encoding PAS domain-containing protein gives MKQQTKAIQILIFEDFHAETESLLRELQDAEMLFDAHVVSSVAEYEKTLFSNSPDVILSPYSLKGTNAVKLLGLARKHGIDAPFILLAFDLSEDIAIDLLAEGIEDYVQRSTIKRLPIAIKKALQRYKTQLELLLSEAKLRGSEASLQEAQKIAKIGSWEWEINSENIACSDEMFRIYGCEPQDFSLRQAVGFVHPKDKERVGELMVKGLTAGFMPVVEYTIIAGDGTVKDVRANAKPIKNENGDIIKVIGTLQDITERKAIENELLKNQGLLTLGEEISNSGSFELDLTHRKTRWSPNFYRITGIDPTTKITNKLFLSCIHPDDRNEYKKVLSESINSGNGKPFVYRLIRPDNGQVIHLQANGRRIDGDDKVIRWIGSVLDISDRILTQLELQRSEASLIEAQKIAKVGSWEWDVGTEQVWWSEEMYRIYETERSEITLSDVKAFIHPEDRERINGITQNDLNENITSVLEYRILLESGKVKYVTSSAKQVKDASGKVVRLIGTLQDVTDQIRSKEELKAQNLQKDLILNTAKVGIWHWKVNSDKLIWDERCAQVFESFSMEVDTEAFYNLIHPDDRDYVYQRLVDGLKKGEYSAEYRVVQNGKTSYVISRGRSTFGPDGKATRMDGIIIDMTERHLMENALRQSEQLFRDMAESITEVFWLTDWELNEVLYVSPQYEKLYGQSIQSLYEDPASWSRAIHPDDRDRVTTKFRQLAASGSYDEEYRLLMKDGTVKWVRDRAFPVFHSDGSVSRVAGITEDITEQKRAQVQVKTLSLVASETSNGVLIHDALGRITWANQGFTNITGYTAEEALGKEPWSFLSGPNTDHSLIEATYQKMKEGQTFKSDNVLVTKDGSEVWINTAFNPIMDEKGELNQVVSIGVDITQQKELELLQKNMLDELERTNQELRRRAAR, from the coding sequence ATGAAGCAACAGACCAAAGCTATTCAAATTCTCATTTTTGAAGATTTTCACGCAGAGACAGAGTCTCTCTTGCGCGAACTTCAGGATGCAGAAATGTTGTTCGATGCGCATGTGGTAAGCTCGGTTGCCGAGTACGAAAAAACCTTGTTTTCCAATTCTCCTGATGTTATTCTGAGCCCTTATAGCCTAAAAGGAACCAATGCGGTTAAGTTATTGGGCTTGGCACGAAAACATGGAATTGACGCACCGTTCATTCTACTCGCGTTCGACCTTTCGGAAGATATTGCCATAGATCTACTTGCCGAAGGCATAGAAGATTACGTTCAACGATCCACCATTAAGCGATTGCCTATTGCGATAAAAAAAGCGCTGCAACGCTATAAGACGCAACTTGAACTTCTACTAAGCGAGGCTAAGCTACGTGGAAGTGAAGCTTCACTTCAGGAAGCTCAGAAAATTGCCAAGATCGGTAGTTGGGAATGGGAAATAAACAGTGAAAACATTGCTTGTTCCGATGAAATGTTTCGCATTTATGGTTGCGAACCACAAGACTTTTCCCTTCGTCAAGCGGTGGGTTTTGTCCACCCCAAAGACAAGGAACGTGTTGGAGAGCTTATGGTCAAGGGGCTAACGGCCGGTTTCATGCCTGTTGTTGAGTACACCATAATTGCTGGAGATGGAACGGTCAAAGATGTTCGGGCAAATGCCAAACCCATCAAGAATGAGAACGGAGACATCATTAAGGTGATTGGAACCTTACAGGATATCACCGAAAGAAAAGCAATAGAAAATGAACTTCTTAAGAACCAAGGCCTCCTAACTCTTGGCGAGGAAATTTCTAATAGCGGAAGTTTTGAACTTGACCTCACGCATCGAAAAACAAGATGGTCTCCTAATTTCTATCGCATCACGGGAATTGATCCAACAACCAAGATAACGAACAAGCTATTCCTTTCATGCATCCATCCAGATGACCGGAATGAATATAAGAAAGTGCTGAGCGAGAGCATCAATTCAGGAAATGGTAAGCCTTTCGTTTACCGTCTTATTCGCCCAGATAATGGCCAAGTGATTCATTTACAGGCAAATGGAAGACGTATTGATGGAGATGATAAGGTGATTCGTTGGATCGGTAGTGTTCTAGACATTTCCGACCGAATTCTGACTCAGCTCGAATTACAGAGAAGTGAAGCTTCGCTAATTGAGGCACAAAAGATTGCCAAAGTCGGTAGTTGGGAATGGGATGTAGGAACAGAGCAGGTGTGGTGGTCGGAAGAAATGTACCGAATCTATGAAACCGAAAGGTCAGAGATAACACTATCGGATGTAAAAGCCTTTATACATCCCGAAGACAGGGAGCGAATAAATGGGATCACCCAAAACGATCTGAATGAGAACATAACCTCCGTATTGGAATACCGGATTCTACTGGAGTCGGGAAAAGTAAAATACGTTACATCCAGCGCCAAGCAGGTTAAAGATGCAAGCGGAAAAGTGGTTCGGTTAATTGGAACATTACAGGATGTGACCGATCAGATTCGTTCCAAAGAGGAACTCAAAGCACAGAATCTTCAAAAAGACCTGATCCTTAATACGGCCAAGGTCGGAATTTGGCATTGGAAGGTGAATAGCGATAAACTCATTTGGGACGAGCGATGTGCGCAGGTTTTTGAGAGCTTTTCGATGGAAGTTGACACAGAAGCGTTCTACAACCTTATTCATCCAGACGATAGGGATTACGTTTATCAACGTTTGGTTGATGGACTGAAAAAGGGAGAATATTCTGCCGAATATCGGGTGGTTCAGAACGGGAAAACCAGCTACGTGATTTCTCGTGGGCGTTCCACATTTGGCCCTGATGGAAAAGCCACACGCATGGATGGGATCATCATCGATATGACGGAGCGTCATCTCATGGAAAATGCATTGCGACAGAGTGAGCAACTATTCCGCGACATGGCAGAAAGCATTACGGAAGTATTCTGGCTAACTGATTGGGAGTTGAACGAAGTTCTGTACGTAAGTCCGCAGTACGAAAAACTGTACGGGCAATCCATTCAAAGTCTATATGAAGATCCGGCTTCTTGGTCACGTGCAATCCATCCAGATGATCGTGATCGGGTAACAACCAAATTCCGTCAATTGGCCGCAAGCGGAAGCTACGATGAAGAATATCGATTATTGATGAAGGATGGAACCGTTAAATGGGTTAGAGACCGAGCGTTTCCTGTCTTTCATTCTGATGGTTCTGTTTCGCGCGTTGCAGGAATTACCGAAGACATCACTGAACAAAAAAGAGCGCAGGTACAGGTCAAAACGCTATCTCTTGTCGCATCTGAAACCAGTAATGGCGTGCTTATTCATGACGCGTTGGGTAGAATTACCTGGGCCAATCAAGGTTTTACGAATATTACTGGATATACAGCCGAAGAGGCATTGGGCAAAGAACCATGGTCTTTCCTTTCGGGCCCGAATACGGATCACAGCCTGATTGAGGCCACGTACCAAAAAATGAAAGAAGGCCAGACATTCAAGTCAGATAATGTGCTTGTGACCAAAGATGGTAGCGAGGTATGGATCAATACGGCATTCAATCCGATAATGGACGAAAAGGGTGAGTTGAACCAAGTGGTAAGCATTGGAGTGGACATCACTCAACAAAAAGAACTGGAACTACTCCAAAAGAACATGTTGGATGAACTCGAACGGACCAATCAGGAACTGCGAAGAAGGGCCGCGCGTTAA